One genomic region from Haloterrigena gelatinilytica encodes:
- a CDS encoding right-handed parallel beta-helix repeat-containing protein, whose amino-acid sequence MVERSDLRCSDGMNSPQFQSDGNGADRSTGDGRTGTGQTRRTVLSGLAAAGAAGLGLSTTAGASSAAAPYEEYHDEYENVVDVVEAGADNTGTESITPVLEDLRADDTLFVFPEGRYYMDEQFRYTGFENIGFVGDDATLVPADYHAFDGPQFRLFRLGVTYNPGSRLRFEGFKVDQTAPDTGIRAIEAYVSDRLEVRDITVRGQHDSGTWGPGLFNITDPDGTGLVERFRAPDGGAWVENTPNAGERWRGPIGIEANQNAGTLEFKHCWLGGFPNNGLYAAGSEGQIVVSGGLYRNSNGANIRVGGANSVIRWPTVEVDESRPEDRSQRGIRIEKGRDIEIYGALVDITSPMPTSHAISVMNTCEKARIKNTEVRIRGSNVNHGIVLSPDCGETTIADTSISHETAGGYPLWIRDSDRSERILAEHLTISGRSGDASGFRDGIRCERDNCRFSHISVTQEGRDGTDRNAIVNTGADLTVYKSELRASQYPYLDVGTDALVRDSDLESTGGEEAVCLYASAENPTLKKNRLAGGIRDLGASGVTTWENTIE is encoded by the coding sequence ATGGTGGAACGAAGCGATCTGCGGTGTTCGGATGGGATGAACTCGCCGCAGTTTCAGTCGGATGGGAACGGTGCCGATCGATCTACTGGCGACGGACGAACAGGAACAGGACAAACACGACGCACGGTGCTAAGTGGACTCGCGGCTGCGGGTGCAGCCGGTCTCGGTCTGTCGACGACCGCCGGCGCTTCGAGCGCGGCGGCCCCGTACGAGGAATACCACGACGAGTACGAGAACGTCGTCGACGTCGTCGAGGCCGGCGCGGACAACACCGGAACGGAATCGATCACGCCCGTCCTCGAGGACCTGCGCGCCGACGACACGCTGTTCGTCTTCCCGGAGGGGCGCTACTACATGGACGAGCAGTTCAGATACACGGGCTTCGAGAACATCGGCTTCGTCGGCGACGACGCGACGCTCGTCCCGGCGGATTACCACGCCTTCGACGGCCCGCAGTTTCGGCTGTTCCGTCTCGGCGTCACCTACAACCCCGGCAGTCGCCTCCGATTCGAGGGGTTCAAGGTCGATCAGACGGCCCCCGATACCGGGATCCGAGCGATCGAAGCCTACGTCTCCGATCGGCTCGAGGTGCGCGACATCACCGTTCGCGGCCAGCACGACAGCGGGACGTGGGGTCCGGGACTGTTCAATATCACCGATCCCGACGGGACGGGACTCGTTGAGCGGTTTCGGGCGCCGGACGGCGGCGCGTGGGTCGAGAACACGCCGAACGCGGGCGAGCGCTGGCGCGGCCCGATCGGGATCGAGGCCAACCAGAACGCGGGTACCCTCGAGTTCAAACACTGCTGGCTTGGCGGCTTCCCGAACAACGGGCTCTACGCGGCGGGCAGCGAGGGACAGATCGTAGTCAGCGGCGGTCTCTACCGGAACAGTAACGGAGCGAACATCCGCGTCGGCGGCGCGAACAGCGTGATTCGGTGGCCGACGGTCGAGGTCGACGAGTCGCGACCGGAGGATCGATCCCAGCGCGGAATCCGGATCGAGAAAGGTCGGGACATCGAAATCTACGGTGCACTCGTCGATATCACCTCGCCGATGCCGACGAGCCACGCGATTTCGGTGATGAACACCTGCGAAAAGGCTCGGATCAAGAACACCGAGGTTCGGATCCGCGGGTCGAACGTCAACCACGGCATCGTCCTCTCGCCCGACTGCGGCGAGACGACGATCGCAGACACGTCGATCAGCCACGAGACCGCGGGCGGCTACCCGCTGTGGATCCGCGACAGCGACAGATCCGAGCGGATCCTCGCCGAACACCTCACGATCTCGGGCCGATCCGGCGACGCCAGCGGCTTCCGCGACGGGATCCGTTGTGAACGGGACAACTGCCGGTTCAGTCACATCTCGGTCACCCAGGAGGGTCGCGACGGGACCGACCGGAACGCCATCGTCAACACGGGCGCGGACCTGACCGTCTACAAGAGCGAACTGCGCGCCAGCCAGTATCCGTACCTCGACGTCGGGACCGACGCGCTCGTTCGCGACTCCGACCTCGAGTCGACGGGCGGCGAGGAAGCCGTCTGTCTCTACGCGTCCGCGGAGAACCCGACCCTCAAGAAGAATCGCCTCGCGGGCGGGATCCGCGACCTCGGCGCGAGCGGCGTCACGACCTGGGAGAACACGATCGAATAG